A part of Neochlamydia sp. AcF84 genomic DNA contains:
- the pyk gene encoding pyruvate kinase: protein MLVTKTKIICTIGPAVNTVEKMMRLMEGGMNAARLNFSHGSYEEHAIVINNLKKARTQKKMPLAIILDTKGPEIRIGKITGGQINLRHGQLLNLFKNSIEGSEQGVCVHPFYVLNDLSIGTRVLFDDGYICSHVIESTAEKVVVKIDNGGVLKSGKGVNIPNVSLSLPNITEKDIADIHFGCKHDVDVIAASFVRSPEHVLAIKRLLTKEKKPDIQIYAKIENKEGIQNFDSIVQVADGIMIARGDLGVEVPLSEVPRLQKMMIRKSYLAGKPVVTATQMLESMINNPRPTRAEASDVANAVYDSTSSVMLSGETAIGKYPFETVQVMRSIVQEAEADFNYRAFFDFHSGLIHHDVPSAVTLATVKTAYSSRAKAIFAFTSGGSTACLLSRLRPEMPIIAMTSHEKCYHQLALSWGVKPYLSSHPTKNISEAFTKISTFALKENLVSNGDLVVVTAGSPFGISGTTNMMMVESIGDVLVRGHHGVGSRVHGNATLVLSPESAKDYAVRGQLLVMTKCDPSFLSLIQESKGIILQNHIDDVESEKFAIHIAQLLDKPAIVRADEASRILKEGQLVTLDPEKALVYKGVIF, encoded by the coding sequence ATGTTGGTCACTAAGACAAAAATTATTTGTACCATTGGCCCTGCTGTAAATACGGTAGAGAAGATGATGCGATTGATGGAAGGCGGGATGAATGCTGCCCGTCTTAATTTCAGCCATGGGAGCTATGAGGAACATGCGATTGTGATTAACAACCTTAAGAAAGCTCGTACTCAGAAAAAGATGCCTTTAGCTATTATCTTAGATACCAAGGGACCTGAAATTCGAATTGGTAAAATTACTGGGGGACAAATTAACCTCAGGCATGGACAATTATTAAATTTATTTAAAAATTCTATAGAAGGAAGCGAGCAAGGAGTCTGCGTTCATCCTTTCTATGTTTTAAATGATCTTAGTATAGGCACGCGGGTTCTTTTTGATGACGGTTACATCTGCTCCCATGTCATCGAATCTACAGCTGAAAAGGTGGTCGTTAAGATTGATAATGGAGGTGTCCTCAAATCAGGTAAAGGGGTGAATATCCCGAATGTCAGCTTGAGTCTACCAAACATTACTGAAAAAGATATAGCCGATATTCATTTTGGCTGTAAGCATGATGTAGATGTTATAGCCGCCTCTTTTGTACGTTCACCAGAGCATGTACTTGCCATCAAAAGACTTTTGACTAAAGAAAAAAAGCCAGATATTCAGATCTATGCGAAAATTGAAAATAAGGAAGGCATACAAAATTTTGACAGCATCGTTCAGGTTGCAGATGGAATTATGATCGCCAGGGGCGACTTAGGGGTAGAAGTTCCTTTAAGTGAAGTTCCTAGGCTTCAAAAAATGATGATAAGAAAAAGTTATCTGGCAGGGAAACCGGTGGTCACAGCTACCCAGATGCTAGAATCTATGATCAACAACCCTCGTCCTACGCGTGCTGAAGCCTCTGATGTGGCTAATGCGGTATATGATAGCACTTCTTCGGTAATGTTATCAGGAGAAACGGCGATAGGAAAGTATCCTTTTGAAACCGTACAAGTGATGCGAAGTATCGTGCAGGAGGCGGAGGCAGATTTCAATTATCGTGCTTTTTTTGATTTTCATTCAGGTCTGATTCATCATGATGTCCCTTCTGCGGTTACTTTGGCTACGGTAAAAACAGCTTACAGCTCTAGAGCAAAAGCTATATTTGCTTTTACTAGTGGAGGCTCAACAGCATGCCTTTTGTCTCGATTAAGACCCGAAATGCCTATTATAGCTATGACTTCCCATGAGAAATGCTACCATCAGCTGGCTTTAAGCTGGGGTGTAAAGCCCTATTTAAGCTCTCACCCTACAAAAAACATTTCAGAGGCTTTTACTAAGATCAGTACTTTTGCTTTAAAGGAAAATTTAGTAAGCAATGGCGATTTGGTAGTCGTAACAGCGGGCTCTCCGTTTGGCATTTCTGGAACTACCAATATGATGATGGTAGAGAGCATAGGAGATGTATTGGTGCGAGGCCATCATGGTGTAGGTTCCCGCGTGCATGGAAATGCCACCCTTGTTTTATCTCCGGAGTCTGCTAAAGATTATGCGGTAAGGGGGCAGCTACTTGTCATGACGAAATGCGACCCTTCATTCCTTTCCCTCATTCAAGAATCGAAAGGAATTATTTTACAAAACCATATTGATGATGTGGAATCAGAGAAGTTTGCTATCCATATTGCTCAGTTGCTGGATAAGCCTGCCATTGTAAGAGCAGACGAAGCCAGTAGAATATTAAAAGAAGGCCAGCTTGTCACCTTAGATCCGGAAAAAGCGCTGGTTTACAAGGGAGTAATTTTTTGA
- the topA gene encoding type I DNA topoisomerase: MAKSLIIVESPAKIKTLQKFLGPHYIFESSLGHVRDLPEKEFGIDIEHNFEPTYIIMPNKDQVIQRLKKAAKGCDTVYLSPDPDREGEAIAWHISQILPPQTNIKRVSFNSITKDAVVKALSQPRPIDEALVNAQQARRLLDRIVGYKISPLLNRRIHRGKDSFVSAGRVQSVALKLVVDREKEIAAFKPIEYWNIGAILKNELEERQFRANLYSVDGRKVEKEEVEGKNYLIIDNKATADDILARMKDKPYHVANVERKEKRRYPVPPFITSTLQQEASRHYGFSSAKTMNIAQGLYEGIDLGNEGAEGLITYMRTDSVRISNEALGSAREYILEKYGKDYLPTEAKQYSTQKSAQDAHEAIRPANLNHAPEKIQPYLSREQFLLYQLIWRRFISSQMMPAIYDTVSADIKVGKDIILRATGSVIKFSGFLAVYEEKKDDDDKDEESRQLPNLQEGQSLQLIQLTSEQAFTRPPPRYTEASLVKELERSGIGRPSTYATIMNKIQSRDYTIKESGRLKPTELGFVIAQMLETNFQKIMNIGFTAQMEDDLELVAEDRKNWKVLLQDFWKEFLPTVEIAEKEAFIPKVQTDIDCPKCGGKLQKIWFKSKYFYGCSRYPDCDFTAQSEELSFNKEEYASDFNWEQPCPQCGKSMKVRHGRFGAFLGCTNYPECKGIVNIPKKGEALISQKSMPACPALECPGQIMARKSRFGKTFYSCSTYPECDVIVNDLKLLESKYPHHPRTAYIKKLKATRKGSEEKTSSKKKAAKKESSKKKTTPKESTRKQPEVKVSKELAAIIGASEMSRGEVIKKLWAYIKDHNLQDPQDKRLIVPDEPLAKVFGTQEGVNMMKIAGMVNKHIQK, encoded by the coding sequence ATGGCAAAATCTTTAATTATTGTCGAGTCACCAGCGAAAATTAAAACGCTCCAAAAATTTTTAGGGCCTCACTATATTTTCGAATCTTCACTAGGACATGTACGTGACTTACCAGAAAAAGAATTCGGTATCGATATTGAACATAATTTTGAGCCTACCTATATCATTATGCCTAATAAAGACCAGGTCATTCAACGACTGAAAAAAGCTGCTAAAGGTTGCGATACAGTTTATCTATCTCCTGATCCTGATAGGGAAGGAGAAGCTATTGCCTGGCATATTAGCCAAATTCTTCCACCCCAAACCAATATCAAACGTGTCTCTTTCAACTCGATTACTAAAGATGCTGTAGTTAAGGCACTTAGCCAACCTCGACCTATCGATGAAGCTCTGGTTAATGCCCAACAAGCCAGACGTCTTTTAGATCGCATTGTAGGCTATAAAATTTCCCCTCTTCTTAATCGACGTATTCATCGAGGAAAAGATAGTTTTGTATCGGCCGGTCGCGTGCAATCGGTAGCGCTTAAGTTAGTGGTCGATCGAGAAAAAGAAATTGCAGCCTTTAAGCCCATTGAGTATTGGAATATTGGAGCTATTCTTAAGAATGAGTTAGAAGAACGTCAGTTTCGCGCCAATCTTTACTCTGTAGATGGTAGAAAAGTTGAAAAAGAGGAAGTAGAAGGTAAAAATTACTTAATCATCGACAATAAAGCTACAGCAGACGATATATTAGCACGGATGAAAGATAAGCCTTATCATGTAGCTAACGTAGAAAGAAAGGAAAAACGTCGTTATCCTGTCCCTCCATTTATTACCTCAACCTTGCAGCAAGAAGCAAGCCGCCATTATGGATTTTCTTCGGCTAAAACTATGAACATAGCTCAGGGCCTCTACGAAGGTATTGATCTAGGAAATGAAGGTGCAGAAGGCCTAATTACCTATATGCGTACGGATTCTGTACGTATTTCTAATGAGGCCCTTGGCTCAGCACGGGAATATATCTTAGAAAAATATGGTAAAGATTATCTTCCTACTGAAGCTAAACAATATTCCACCCAAAAAAGTGCCCAAGATGCTCATGAGGCCATTCGACCTGCTAATTTAAATCATGCACCAGAGAAAATTCAGCCTTATTTGAGCCGAGAGCAATTCTTATTATATCAATTAATTTGGAGACGCTTTATCTCTTCCCAGATGATGCCGGCTATCTACGATACAGTCTCAGCAGACATAAAGGTAGGAAAAGATATAATTTTAAGAGCTACCGGGTCGGTCATCAAATTTTCTGGTTTTCTAGCTGTATATGAGGAAAAGAAAGATGATGACGATAAAGATGAAGAAAGTCGCCAGCTACCTAACTTGCAGGAAGGTCAAAGCCTACAACTTATCCAATTAACTTCTGAGCAAGCCTTTACTCGACCTCCTCCCCGTTACACAGAAGCTTCTTTGGTTAAAGAATTAGAAAGATCTGGGATTGGGCGTCCTTCAACTTATGCTACTATTATGAATAAGATTCAAAGCCGCGACTATACGATTAAAGAAAGTGGGCGCTTAAAACCTACGGAATTAGGTTTTGTGATAGCACAAATGCTTGAAACAAACTTTCAAAAGATTATGAATATAGGCTTTACAGCTCAGATGGAAGATGATCTGGAATTAGTTGCTGAAGATCGTAAAAACTGGAAAGTACTTCTACAAGATTTTTGGAAGGAATTTTTACCTACTGTCGAAATTGCTGAAAAAGAAGCTTTTATTCCAAAAGTTCAAACAGATATCGACTGTCCCAAATGTGGTGGCAAGCTTCAAAAAATCTGGTTTAAATCTAAATATTTTTATGGCTGCTCCCGCTACCCTGATTGTGATTTTACGGCTCAATCTGAAGAACTCTCCTTTAATAAAGAAGAGTATGCTTCCGATTTTAACTGGGAGCAACCCTGCCCTCAATGCGGCAAAAGCATGAAAGTCCGCCATGGACGATTTGGAGCTTTTCTAGGGTGTACTAACTATCCTGAATGTAAAGGTATTGTAAACATCCCCAAAAAAGGCGAGGCTCTTATTTCTCAAAAAAGCATGCCAGCTTGTCCCGCCTTAGAGTGTCCAGGACAGATAATGGCAAGAAAATCGCGTTTTGGAAAAACTTTTTACAGTTGCTCTACCTACCCTGAGTGCGACGTAATTGTTAACGATTTAAAGCTCTTAGAGTCTAAATATCCTCATCATCCGCGTACCGCCTATATAAAAAAGCTTAAAGCTACTCGCAAAGGCAGCGAAGAAAAAACTTCCTCTAAAAAGAAAGCCGCTAAAAAAGAGAGCAGTAAAAAGAAAACGACTCCAAAAGAATCTACCCGTAAGCAGCCAGAAGTTAAAGTCTCTAAAGAGCTTGCTGCTATTATTGGAGCTTCTGAAATGTCTAGAGGAGAAGTGATTAAAAAGCTATGGGCCTACATTAAAGATCATAATCTACAAGATCCTCAAGACAAGCGCTTAATTGTCCCCGATGAGCCTTTGGCAAAGGTTTTTGGAACTCAAGAAGGGGTAAATATGATGAAAATAGCAGGTATGGTTAATAAACATATCCAAAAGTGA